The window GCGTCTTCGCGTAGTGCAGCCGGAGGTTCTCGACGTCGACCACGGAGAAACCGGGGGTTTCGAAGATCTCCATCATCTGACCCAACGTGGGCGCATAGGCCCCGGGAAAGATGCGCTTGACGGTCCAGGCGCTGAGGGGCTCCGGCCGATTCTGACCGATGGAGTGGATCAGGCCGCGCCCGTCGTCCTTCAGGGCGCGATCGATAACGCGTCCCAAAGTCCGGTAGTTCCGGGCGCCAACGTGTTCCAGCATGCCGACCGAGACGAATGCATCGTATTTTCCCCGGATGTTGCGATAGTCGTCCTCGATATATTCGACCCGGTCCTCCAGGCCTTCCGCCTGCGCCCGTTGACGGGCGTAGGCGATTTGTGAGGGAGAGATGTTGTAGGCCCGCACATGGACGCCGTAGTGGCGCGCAAAATGCCGCGCCAGCCCGCCCCATCCGCAACCGGCCTCGACCACCTGCTCCCCCGGTCTGAGCTGCAGTTTGCGGGCAACGTGGTCCAGTTTGGCGGCTTGGGCCTGCTCCAGCGTCATGTGCGGGGCGGGGAAATAGGCGCAGGTATAGGCCATCTCGTCATCGAGCCAGAGACGATAGAAATCGTTGCCCAGATCGTAGTGGTGGACGATGTTGTGGCGGGAATCCGAGAGGCTGTTGCACTGCGAGCGAATCACGCGCCCCTTGATCAGCGCTTGGAGGGCCCCCGGCCGGCTTCGTCTGACCTTGGCGTCATAAACCGCATGGATC of the Desulfobacteraceae bacterium genome contains:
- a CDS encoding cyclopropane-fatty-acyl-phospholipid synthase family protein yields the protein MIKRLMGLMGDPAVSILFWDGREHYRCPHAQPVGCIRLLDRATLWRLLTNPTLNFGDSFSAGRIQVEGDLVGLIHAVYDAKVRRSRPGALQALIKGRVIRSQCNSLSDSRHNIVHHYDLGNDFYRLWLDDEMAYTCAYFPAPHMTLEQAQAAKLDHVARKLQLRPGEQVVEAGCGWGGLARHFARHYGVHVRAYNISPSQIAYARQRAQAEGLEDRVEYIEDDYRNIRGKYDAFVSVGMLEHVGARNYRTLGRVIDRALKDDGRGLIHSIGQNRPEPLSAWTVKRIFPGAYAPTLGQMMEIFETPGFSVVDVENLRLHYAKTLEHWLARYERHADKARRMFDEFFVRAWRLYLSASIASFRAGCLQLYQVVFTRPSKNDMAWTRAHLYQDQSPPQSGA